GCCTTCAGCAGGCAACGCTTACTTCCTTGCCCAGGTCTTCCTCAGCACCCGCCGTGGAGCGTGGATCTTCAACCGCGTTGGAGATCAGGGCTATCCCATCGACACCGTTGCCATCACCCGCATCAACGCGTTCCGGAAGAAACTGCTGAGCCATTCCATGGTTAGCAACTTTgtggagaagcagctgaatgCCAGGTTCAACCACTCACACTACGGCCTGAAGCCAAAGCACAGGTGCCAGCAAATGCTCCCCCTGCCCAGGAAGGACCCTCTGCCTCTCGCatgtccagcactgctcagccatTCCCATCCTCCCTGTGCCCAGGCTGGGGCCAGGGCAGCAGCCCTAGAAACCTGGTTAATAGCTGTGTAGTGCCCAGGCAATGCTCCAGGGAGCCACCACAGCCCCTTCCAGGGAACCTTGGTGCAGTGCGGTGGCAGCTGCCAAGCACCCCTGAGGGAACAGCCCCACTGGAAATGAGCATCCCTGGGGAACCACATCCCCACAGCAGGGAGCCATGGCTGGAGCAGGACTCAGAGCAGAGacacccaccccagcaccctgatGGTTCCTTGTACTTTCAGGGTCTTTGACCAACACCCGACCATCAACGATGACCTGCCCAACCGCATCATTTCGGGAAGGGTGCTGGTGAAGCCAAACATCCAGGAGTTCACAGAGACGTCTGCCATCTTTGAAGACGGCACCAGGGAAGACATTGACGTTGTGATCTTCGCCACAGGATAcagcttctctttccccttcctcgAAGGCTGCGTGAACGTGGTGGAGAACCAGATCCCGCTATACAAATTCATGTTCCCCCCTGATCTGGAGAAGCCGACGCTGGCTTTCATTGGCCTCATCCAGCCTCTGGGTGCCATCATGCCCATCTCTGAGCTCCAGTGTCGCTGGGCCACTCGCATCTTCAGGGGTAAGCGAGACAAACCTGCCCTGTGGCTGTAGCCCAAGCATGCACTCCTGGAGCCGGGGTAAATGGTGCCCAGCCATgcctgggaggcagcagctggctgTGCCATCCTGGCAGTAGCCAATGGCGTGGCCAAATTACATCCCAGCCACTGTTGCCAGCACTCCCATGCTGTGGCTTATCCTCCCTAGGGTTGAACAAGCTTCCCCCACAGTGCTACATGGAGGCGGACatcaagcagaagagagaagcGATGGCAAAACAGTAAGATCCCCCTGGGAACAGGGAGGGGGCTGTTTTGGGTACAGGTGATGGTGGGTATCTGTCCTACGCTGGGCTGTGTCCAGGCACACTTGGCCTTGCCAACAAACGGCAGGGACGTGCTCAGCTGCTCTAACCCCACCCTACTGATCCTTCCCAATGGTGGTCCATCCAGTACCACCTTGCTGGTGTGCGAGGCATCTGCTGGCTCTGCCACCAGCACCTGCTCACCCACCCTGCCCACAGGTACGTGAAGAGCCAGCGGCACACCATCCAGGTGGATTACATCCCCTACATGGACGAGCTCGCCTGCCAGGTGGGGGTCAAGCCCAACCTGCTCACCCTCTTCCTCAGCGACCCCAAGCTGGCGCTGGAGGTTGCCTTCGGGCCCTGCACGCCATACCAGTACCGCCTGCGGGGCCCGGGCAAGTGGGCCGGTGCCAGGGACGCCATCCTCACCCAGCGGCAGCGCATCATCAAGCCCCTGCAGACGCGGCATGTGGAGGAGCACCTGTCGGCTCCCAGCATGCCCCTCCTCTTCAAGCTGGTTGGAGCCGTGGCCGTCCTTGCCATCGGTTTTGCCTACTTGTAGGTGCCCCACAAGTGTGAGAAGGGATGTGCTGGCGGGGCGAGCTGTTCATCCCCTGACCCATAGTAGCCTGTGCaccccagtgctggcaggaTCCCTCCTTCTGCCCCGCGTGGCCCCGCTGTGGCCAGACCACAAACCCAAGATGCACAGAGCCTCCCCAGCTCGTGAAATAACACCCCAGTGCCCGGTCTGCGCCCTTCCCCGGGAAGCCACAGCCAGGGACAGAGGAGGAAACCTGCTCACACACATAGTAAAACCCAGTTCCTCTCAGCCTGCTCTTTCAACCCAGTAGGGACATGCCACGTTTTTCTGTCGCCTCTAACCCAGCCATGCCGCCACTGCCGCACTCACACAAGAGCTGAGCGGCAAAGGCACAGCAGACTCCCTAACTGGATAAACGTGTTAAACAGAGACAGGCGTCTGTCCCGTCACTGGCTCTACCATTATCTCCTGCATTCCCATGGGTCTCACACGGGTTTGGGATCAGCATCATGACAACATCCTagggcagcacaggctgcacacATTCACACGTGTGCACATGCGTGTATCCACAGCAAAATAGCCTCACTCAGGGCGTGTCCCGCCACAATAGTCACAGTGGCACAGCTCAGTGCCACCCTCATCTCCTGAGTGCAGCCCCACCATTGGGTGGCTTGGGAACACAGAGTGGTGACAGAGGTTCCTGGCCATCACATGCCAGGGCTGCACGGCTGCTGGCCATCAGTGCACTCAGCATCcacaagcttttgttttccatgccATGACCTGCCAAGTCTGCAGCATGGCCACTTCTCAGCCCTGAGCCCAGGAAGTCCCGCAGCAGCGTTGGCATTGTTAAGCGCTTACAGATCCTAATGAGCCCTTTGCGGGAGGAGGCGCAGGCAGGAGGTGTGGCATGGCAGCGGGGCGAACCTGTAGATCATAACTGGAAGAAACACATCTTGCGACAGCCCAGCTGATCTCAGTCAGGCTGGGGAAGCACTGGGACAGCCAACCGCAACCAAGCGACACCGTGCACCCCCTCTGTGACTCGCCAGGCTCCACACACCCCCAAGTGTGTTTTGCCCAGGGACAGGACgccccagcatccctgccacCACCACAGTCCTGCAGGACATGGCTGCCCAGAAAGTAGCCATCGTTGGTGCCGGTGCCTCTGGCCTGTGCGCCCTGAAGTGCTGCCTGGATGAGGGGCTGGAACCAACCTGCTTTGAGAGGAGCAGATTCATCGGGGGGCTCTGGCGCTTTGAGGTAAGCCCTGCGCCGTGTgagcctgccccacagcagcagcgcGGAAAGCATTGGGATTTATCATTGGCAGCTAACAAAGCACCTTTCCCCTGCTTTGCATATGTGTGGCTGTCCGGTTTCCCAGGAAAACCACACGAAAGACAGACTGCTGTGGTAGCAGGATGCTGGTGTCCTGGCTACATGGGACCTGTctccttcccaccagcagcaggacagaccCTTTCTTTCCAGTCTCATCCATCCCTTCCCCTGCTGGTTTGTTCTTTGTCTCCTCCAGTCCTTCCCTACCCATCCTTGTCCCATCTGACCCCACTGTCTATCCCGGTCCCTGTCCTGCCCAGGCCTTGTCTGGAAGTCCCACTTGTTCCTCTCCCTACTTCTGTGGCACTCACCCATTCAGAAGCACCGAGCGCTTCCTCCTCTATGCCTTGGCTCTCCCTTCATCAGGGGAAGCACCAGAGCTCATTTCTGCCCCCACCTAATGAGGCTGTTTGTTGACTTTTCCCCTGAGAACCCACGAAGAAGACAAGCCTTCCACAATGTCCTGATACACAGTGGGATAGCCGGGGGGGGGACACCACACCAAGCCAGCACAGGGTTTGGGGTGGCCCAGTTACAGTCCACTGGTTCTGCCCATGGTGGTTCAGAAACGGgcctgggagagcagagccagggcagcaACACccagctgctggggcagagaCTCAGCAAGCAGGAGTGGTCGCTTTACTGGAAGTGACAGATTTGGCTCAGGAACTGGTGACACCTGATGTGGCAACTGGGGCAATGACACCATGGACAGCTTTGGGAACGCCCTACCTCATCAGAGACAGCGGTGGgagcagggaaactgaggcacaagaCCCCACCGCTGTCTTGATGAATGGTAACTCCACTGTTACCACTGATCGCCCTCACCAATACAGAGTCCTCTTCCGTCTTTTGTGGGGTGGGCAGTCACATCTATAGGAGAGTGCTGGGTGCAGGGACAGGTGCAATCACCCGTGGCTTAACCCTGCACCCACAGGCACAGTGAGGCACCAGGCAGGCAGCCCTGGGGTCCCTGaccagtgctgagctgtgccccGCTCCTGCAGAAGCACCCTGAGGAGGGCCGCGCCAGCATCTACCGCTCTGTCATCATCAACACCTCCAAGGAGATGATGTGCTTCAGCAACTTCCCAATCCCCGAAGACTTCCCCAACTACATGATCATGGAGTACTTTCGCATGTATGCGCAGCACTTTGACCTGCTCCACCACATCCGATTCAGGGTGAGAGCCACCAGGGTCCAGGGTGAGCGGCACAGCAGGGCCGGGGCACAAGGTGCCTGACGCCTGCTCCCCCTGCACCCAGACCAGCATGTGCCGTGTGTCGAAGCGTCCCGACTTCGCTGCCACGGGCCAGTGGGAGGTGGTGACGGAGAGCGAGGGGAAGCAGGAGGCGGCCGTCTTTGATGCTGTGCTGGTATGCACTGGGCACCACACCGAGGCACACCTCCCGCTGAACACCTTCCCAGGTACTGCCCCACGGACTGCTCACTTGGTCCTTGACACCCCTGGGACCACCCTCCTCTCCAGCTTAGTCCCCACTCAACCCTGGCTACTGCCAAAATGCTTCCACAGGGTAACACACCAGGCGGGCTTGCACGAGCGTGCTGCTATCCCACCCATCTTGGCGGTCTGTCCTAGGTGGCTCATGCTGTGCCATCAGCACCTGACCAACATGTCCTGCTGGCAAGTGTCACTTCTGCCAGCTCACCTCTCCCGCCAGCGACTGGCTCCCCGAGCTGCTGGCCATGCACCCGCTGGGCCCTCCAGCTCTGTGGCAAGGCTTGAGAGCTTGGTGCTGGCGCTGGTCTTTTACTCTTGGTGCCAGGCAAAAATGCCCGGATGGCTTTCAGCCGTGGAGACCCTCTTTGGCTGGGGAACAGGCTGGAGCACACCGTCACCGGGTGGATGGTGTGCCATCTGGCAGGATGGCACAGATCCCggctgctcctctgccccaaCACCTAGCACCAGGCAGGAACTGCAGGAGGATTCTGGGATGGGAGCATGGAGGTCTCCAGTCCAAGCCCTGCTGCAAGCCAGGCCAGCCCCAAAGCCAGAGCAGGATGCTCAGGGCCACACTGAGCGTCTCCCAGGCTGGAGAtgccaccacctctctgggcatcATTCCAGggccacactgctgctgttggtCACTCTGGCCCCAACCTGTTCTCAAAACACACGACCAGTCTGAGCAGGGGGACAGCCACCCCCTACCTCACATCCCTGCCTAGCACggcttctctctctcttccaggGCTGGAAAAGTTTGAGGGCTGGTACCTGCACAGCCGGGACTACAAGAGCCCACAGTCCTTCTCAGGGAAGCGGGTAGTCGTGGTTGGCAGTGGGAATTCAGGCATCGACATCGCGGTGGAGCTGAGCCAGGCAACTGAGCAGGTGTGCCGGGAGAGCCACCAGGACCGAGCAACCCCCCACCATCCCCTGCAGGATCCTCTCTCTCCAGCACCTGGCCACAAGCACCCATCCCCTCTCGATGGGGGTGGCTGTTGTGGtcccagcagctgtgctggcatCCCTGTTCAAGGAACATGGCGAGACCCCAACCCGGTCCTGAGGATGCTGCCACATCACCacctctcctctgcttccttccaggtCTTCCTCAGCACCAAGCGTGGGACCTGGGTGCTGCACCGGGTAGCAGATGGTGGGTATCCCTTTGACTTTTCCTATCTCAGCCGCTTCACACAGCTCTTCCAAAGTCTGCTGCCTCAAAAAGCCATCAGTTTTCTCCTGGAGAGGAAGCTGAATGCCCGCTTCGACCATGAGCTCTATGGCCTGCGGCCCCAGCACCGGTGAGTGCCCTGGCAGCAGTCCAGCTGCCTGCCCCATGCTGTCcatcctgctgcctgtcccACTGCCCGGGCACACGCAAGGTCTGCCTTCCAGGTTCCTTGACCAACACCCGACCATCAACGACGACCTGCCCAACCGCATCATTTCGGGAAGGGTACTGGTGAAGCCAAACATCCAGGAGTTCACAGAGACGTCTGCCATCTTTGAAGACGGCACCAGGGAAGACATTGATGCTGTGGTCTTTGCCACAGGCTAcactttctctttccccttcctcgAAGGCTGCGTGAACGTGGTGGAGAACCAGATCCCGCTATAAAAATTCATGTTCCCCCCTGATCTGGAGAAGCCGACGCTGGCTTTCATTGGCCTCATCCAGCCCCTGGGTGCCATCATGCCCATCTCTGAGCTCCAGTGTCGCTGGGCCACCCGCGTCTTCAAGGGTAAGCAAGGCAGCTTGAGGGAATGCAGATGCGCTCCCCCAGACATGGCAAGGCTGAGTTGTTCAGCTGGTGGCATCCCTTCACACACTGCTTTCCCCCACTCAcctttttatcttcattttgcttcttcatGGGGACAAAAACCAGCCTTGCATGTCGCAACGGGCCTAACACTCATCTTCTCTTGTGGGAGCCACTAACAGGTCCCATTGCCTGCAAacccccttctccctttccttttctgctgttacTTTCTTCGCCTATGCCTCCTACTTTGCTCCTGACGTGGTAGCATGTCCCTGAAGCCTCAGAGGTTTCCATGTGCAAGcaaaggccaggctgggctgcagagccagccAGACTGTGATAGGAGCACAGCCCTTCCTCCCAGCTacagcctcctcttccccagggctgcaggaccTGCCGCCCTCCACTGACATGCTGGCTGATGTCATGCAGACCAAGGAGAGAATGGCCAAGCGGTAAGGAACCGGGGCAGGCATCGGCCCTGCCACTGTCACCCATGTGCCCACCTGCCAAAcctgcctgctctccctgcccacAGGTACGTGAAGAGCCAGCGGCACACCATCCAGGTGGATTACATCCCCTACATGGACGAGCTCGCCTGCCAGGTGGGGGTCAAGCCCAACCTGCTCACCCTCTTCCTCAGCGACCCCAAGCTGGCGCTGGAGGTTGCCTTCGGGCCCTGCACGCCATACCAGTACCGCCTGCGGGGCCCGGGCAAGTGGGCCGGTGCCAGGGACGCCATCCTCACCCAGCGGCAGCGCATCATCAAGCCCCTGCAGACGCGGCATGTGGAGGAGCACCTGTCAGCTCCCAGCATGCCCCTCCTCTTCAAGCTGGTTGGAGCCGTGGCCGTCCTTGCCATCGGTTTTGCCTACTTGTAGGTGCCCCACAAGTGTGAGAAGGGATGTGCTGGGGGGGTGAGCTGTTCATCCCCTGACCCATAGTAGCCTGTGCaccccagtgctggcaggaTCCCTCCTTCTGCCCCGCATGGCCCCGCTGTGGCCAGACCACAAACCCAAGATGCACAGAGCCTCCCCAGCTCATGAAATAACACCCCAGTGCCCGGTCTGCGCCTTTCCCCGGGAAGCCACAGCCAGGGACAGAGGAGGAAACCTGCTCACGCACATAGTAAAACCCAGTCCCTCGCAGCCTGCTCTTTCAACCCAGTAGGGACATGCCACGTTTTTCTGCCACCTCTAACCCAGCCATGCCGCCACTGCCGCACTCACACAAGAGCTGAGTGGCAAAGGCACAGCAGACTCCCTAACTGGATAAACGTGTTAAACAGATACAGGCGCCTGTCCCGTCACTGGCACCACCATGATCCCCTGTGTGCCCATGGGACTCACATGGGTTTCAGATCAGCCTCATGCCAACACCCCATAACAGCACAGGCTTCACGCATGCAAATATGAGGCAAAACAGCCTCACTCAGGGTAGTCACAGTGGCAAAGCTCAGTGCCACCCTCATCTCCTGAGTGCGGCTCCACCATTGGGTGGGTTGGGGGCACAGAGCGGTGATGGGGTTCCTGGCCACCACATGCCAGGGCTGCACGGCTGCTGGCCATCAGTGCACTCAGCATCcacaagcttttgttttccatgccATGATCTGCCAAGTCTGCAGCATGGCCACTTCTCAGCCCTGAGCCCAGGAAGTCCCGCAGCAGCGTCGGCATTGTTAAGCGCTTACAGATCCTAATGAGCCCTTTGCGGGAGGAGGCGCAGGCAGGAGGTGTGGCATGGCAGCGGGGCGAACCTGTAGATCATAACTGGAAGAAACACATCTTGCGACAGCCCAGCTGATCTCAGTCAGGCTGGGGAAGCACCGGGACAGCCAACCACAACCAAGCGGCACCGTGCACCCCCTCTGTGACTCGCCAGGCTCCACACACCCCAAGTGTGTTTTGCCCAGGGACAGGactccccagcatccctgccacCACCATAGTCCTGCAGGACATGGCTGCCCAGAAAGTAGCCATCGGTGGTGCCGGTGCCTCTGGCCTGTGCGCCCTGAAATGCTGCCTGGATGGGGGGCTGGAACCCACCTGCTTTGAGAGGAGCAGAGGCATCAGGGGGCTTTGGCTCTTCGAGGTAAGCCCTGCGCCGTGCCAGCCtgcccaacagcagcagcacggACAGGACATCTTGATAATCACAGACTTAAAAGTACAGAGCAGCATTTGTTTACTTGTCATTCACACGATGGGGTCTGGCTGCatctctgcctgtcctgcaaCCCCATGTCCCTGCAGTGTCTCTGCACAGCACTTCCTGGAAAGGTGCCTGGGACGGCTACTTACCCCTCACCTCCGAACCTCTGGCAAGGGACGCTGCCGGAAAAGCCAAGCAGGCATCCGGAGCCAACCGGGTGCGGGCTTCCTCTCCCCAGTGTGGGAGGAGTGACCAAGTGGGAGGCCCCAGTCACCACCGACGTGCACCATAAAACCAGGCCAGCGTCTGGCGTCTCAGTTTGGGACAACTGAGCAGAGACCCTCACTGACTCCCTGCCTGCCACTGGCCTTCCTGGGCTGCCGAACCCACAGCTGCAGGTCAGTGGAGGGGCTATCGGTGGGTGCCGGCACTCAGCAGGTGCCGGGGTGGCACCATAAGTATCTgccctggggaagggagagggcaAAGTGCAGGTGCAGGGGCTGTGTCCACCGGGGTGGGAGCCATGGGTCCCCGCGGGAGGGCGCGGCACTCCGGCATGCCTCCATTGCTTGGACTTACCATGAGGGGAGGGTTTTCAAGGCTCCATAACACCAGCTAGCACTTCTCCCAGGTGTCTGGAGATAAACACTGCAGTGGTGAAAAACCCCAGCACTGACCAGCTCCCTGCTGGAGGTGGGGGGATAGCTGCACTCTCACAGTCCCAGACAAACCTCTGGGGGCTGCCCCTCAGCTTGGGACCACTTTGGAGCACAGGACCAAACTGTGCACAGCTGCACCCCGCGCCCCTCAGCCCTGTTCTCCGGCACTGTCCCCAGGCAGAGAACAGAGGTGGAGGGCAGCATGGCGAAGAGGGTGGCCATCATTGGAGGGGGCAGCAGCGGGCTGTGCGCCATCAAAGCCTGCCTGCAGGAGGCGCTGGAGCCTGTCTGCTTCGAGAGGAGCGGGGACATCGGAGGGCTCTGGAGGTTTGAGGTAAACCCTGTTGGCCACATGTCCTGCTGGGGGTCAGAACcacagcagccagggatcagtggctgctgctggggcgGCATGCAGCCTGCCGTGGCGGGGTCCTGAAGGCGAGCTGAGGGCAGGGGCTCCACATAAAGAGCCACCACATCGGCCCCAGCCATCCCTCCGCATCGTGGCCTACCGGACCACACAGAGCcatgccctgctcctgcaggagtGCCCTGAGGAGGGCCGCGCCAGCATCTACCGCTCTGTCATCATCAACACCTCCAAGGAGATGATGTGCTTCAGCGACTTCCCAATCCCCGAAGACTTCCCCAACTACATGCACAACTCCAAGATCATGGAGTACTTTCGCATGTATGCGCAGCACTTTGACCTGCTCCGCCACATCCGATTCAGGGTGAGAGCCACCAGGGTCCGGGCTAAGCGGCGCAGCAGGGCCAAGGCACAGGGTGCCTGACGCCTGCTTCTCCTCCACCCAGACCAGCGTGTGCCGCGTGTCCAAGCGTCCCGACTTTGCTGCCACGGGCCAGTGGGAGGTGGTGACGGAGAGCGAGGGGAAGCAGGAGGCGGCCGTCTTTGATGCTGTGCTGGTGTGCACTGGGCACCACACCGAGGCACACCTCCCGCTGAACACCTTCCCAGGTACTGCCCAGCACCCACGCATGAGGAGAGACCCCAGAAAGCTCGGCTGTGGCAGTCCCTGTTCTCCCTACCTGTTCTTCCTCCCAGCCTCAGCATTTCCCTGCCTTGAGTCAGCTCAAGGAGAGCTCCCATGCTCCCCAGGAAGGGTCTGGCTGGGCCAGGGACAGTCCCAACTCAGTACTTCAGGAGGGTGACCCTCCAGCCCAGTGCCAGGAAGCCAagcatccctcctccctgcccacagGAATCAACAAGTTCAAGGGCCGCTACCTCCATAGCCGAGACTACAAGGACACTCAGGATTTCACAGACAAGAGGGTCGTTGTCATCGGGATCGGGAATTCAGGGGCAGACCTGGCTGTGGAGGTCAGCCAAACAGCCAAGCAGGTGAGCAGCAGGAGTGGGGTCCCGCTGGCCAGGGCAGCGCCCCGTGGGACACTGCCGGCTCCACAAGGACACCGGGACCaaggtgctggcacagccacTGCTCCGTCCCGGCACTCACTGCAGTTGGCAATGCTGGCACCCACTAGCCCAGCCTCTGTCAGTTGAGACTCGATCCTGTATGGATACCCTGATTTCCATCTCTGAGCCCTgcactggggctgctcctgggctgcTCCCTACCTCCTGCCCCTGCTAGGTGCTGACCACCAGCTATCTCTGCCCTTCTGGCCTTTGCTGAGTGCTtgggcagcaggaagaggacCTACCCTGGGGCAGGGACGTGTCTCCCCCAGCCAGCCCCTCAGGACCAGCAAAGCCTTCAGCAGGCAACGCTTACTTCCTTGCCCAGGTCTTCCTCAGCACCCGCCGTGGAGCGTGGATCTTCAACCGC
This genomic window from Strigops habroptila isolate Jane chromosome 8, bStrHab1.2.pri, whole genome shotgun sequence contains:
- the LOC115612295 gene encoding dimethylaniline monooxygenase [N-oxide-forming] 5-like isoform X2 — translated: MAAQKVAIGGAGASGLCALKCCLDGGLEPTCFERSRGIRGLWLFEECPEEGRASIYRSVIINTSKEMMCFSNFPIPEDFPNYMHNSKIMEYFRMYAQHFDLLRHIRFRTSVCRVSKRPDFAATGQWEVVTESEGKQEAAVFDAVLVCTGHHTEAHLPLNTFPGINKFKGRYLHSRDYKDTQDFTDKRVVVIGIGNSGADLAVEVSQTAKQVFLSTRRGAWIFNRVGDQGYPIDTVAITRINAFRKKLLSHSMVSNFVEKQLNARFNHSHYGLKPKHRVFDQHPTINDDLPNRIISGRVLVKPNIQEFTETSAIFEDGTREDIDVVIFATGYSFSFPFLEGCVNVVENQIPLYKFMFPPDLEKPTLAFIGLIQPLGAIMPISELQCRWATRIFRGLNKLPPQCYMEADIKQKREAMAKQYVKSQRHTIQVDYIPYMDELACQVGVKPNLLTLFLSDPKLALEVAFGPCTPYQYRLRGPGKWAGARDAILTQRQRIIKPLQTRHVEEHLSAPSMPLLFKLVGAVAVLAIGFAYL
- the LOC115612295 gene encoding dimethylaniline monooxygenase [N-oxide-forming] 5-like isoform X1 produces the protein MAKRVAIIGGGSSGLCAIKACLQEALEPVCFERSGDIGGLWRFEECPEEGRASIYRSVIINTSKEMMCFSNFPIPEDFPNYMHNSKIMEYFRMYAQHFDLLRHIRFRTSVCRVSKRPDFAATGQWEVVTESEGKQEAAVFDAVLVCTGHHTEAHLPLNTFPGINKFKGRYLHSRDYKDTQDFTDKRVVVIGIGNSGADLAVEVSQTAKQVFLSTRRGAWIFNRVGDQGYPIDTVAITRINAFRKKLLSHSMVSNFVEKQLNARFNHSHYGLKPKHRVFDQHPTINDDLPNRIISGRVLVKPNIQEFTETSAIFEDGTREDIDVVIFATGYSFSFPFLEGCVNVVENQIPLYKFMFPPDLEKPTLAFIGLIQPLGAIMPISELQCRWATRIFRGLNKLPPQCYMEADIKQKREAMAKQYVKSQRHTIQVDYIPYMDELACQVGVKPNLLTLFLSDPKLALEVAFGPCTPYQYRLRGPGKWAGARDAILTQRQRIIKPLQTRHVEEHLSAPSMPLLFKLVGAVAVLAIGFAYL